A segment of the Nasonia vitripennis strain AsymCx chromosome 2, Nvit_psr_1.1, whole genome shotgun sequence genome:
CAGATGGAGGAAAACAGAATTAATGCGGGAATGAGAGGAATGCTGCGGCGTACGAGCTGGGCCACATAAACGTTACAACGCGTTTAATCGACTGCGCCTTCTATGCGCTATTCAGCTTGGTCAACTGGAGAAAAGGATTATTTTAATACGTAAGCTAGGCAAGACGTGCGTAGGTACGCTCGAGCCTTCTACGTCAGCTTTTTCACGACGCAAGTTCTTTTTTCATCCGTGTACTGCGTCTATCagaaaaatgttgttttttaTACTCCGATGGTTGAGCGAACGAAGAAGGAGTATTTTCGTATCGGCCTGGATGTGTGCAAGAATGAATGCGAATGGAAGCTTCCGCGGTTCACCGACCATCGCTGTAGCACGACGTCATAATTGCCAATTCTCCCGTGAAAAAGTTCTAGCTCGACCTTCGGTTTCTTTTTCCCACGCGCTTCAAAGGTCGATCGATTTTTACGTAGCTAAGCACCGGAAGGGATAGTCCGCTACTGCGATTCACCTGCGCGGTTATACAAGCCGTTTTGCGCAGTGCACGCGCTCTTTGGAAGAATTTAGAATTTAACAAAGATTTTATTTCCAGCCCAGAACAAACAGCGAGAATCGACAGGGAATTCCTCGACGTTTATTAGCAGTAAAACGTATATTCGTGGAGCGTTTCCGAGCTTGCGACAGAAATTCGACTGGTAttctttttatacatttttataaaaacgctGGATATGTGGCGCCAAAAGCTCTGCAGCGATGTCGAAACTTCGGAATTCCGTTGATTCTAAAAGAGCCGGGGACCAATCACGTGCCGCCGAGccgaaagaaataaaaatcaacgACGCGGTGTGTTCTATCATCCGCTCGGTATATAACGAAGGGGAGACGATAAAAAGTTCAAGTATCAATGAAATACGGCGGGCAGACGTCACTACGACTGTCTTCAAGAATTTAGATGTTTGACGTATGCAGTGCGAcggattttcaaaattcataaataaggGCGGTTAATGGCTTGTCAAACAAGATCTTTATTGAGGATCCGGGagcttttatttattgcttgGGTAAATTTTGGTTGGGCGGGGAAAGAGTCtattgaaattcaaatacaCAACTGATTATAATTTTCGTCCGTCTGGATTATCGCAGATATTCTTCACCTTGCACTTTTCGATGAGTCTGCATAAAATACATAGATAAGTTAACACGTGTTCGAAGTGTCAAATAGCTATTTCAGCGAAATTAAACTTACTCGGGAGTCGAGCAGAAATACTCGGGTCCCTTTTGGCATTCCTCGGGATCCTCGGGTCGTTCAGCTTGTTTCATGTCCCAAGCATCGATTGGCGCTTCTTCGGCTTCATCTTCGCCTGACTCTGTCGTAACAAATAATGACTCACGcatcaatttataatttttactcaTTCCATGGACTCGTATTAGGACGAATCGTACCTTGCGAATCATCGGGCATCCTTTTCTTGCAGTACTCCTCCGTGTCGCATTCTTCCATGTGTCTGCAAGTGGAAACGCAAATGCAATGTTAGTGATTGAATTTTTACGAAAAGCGTCGTCGATAAGAGTTTCTCTTGCTCAGGCCAACTGCAGAAATACGCCGGTCCCCAGTAGCATTTGTTCTCTTCTTGCGGCTCTTCTGCTTCGGCTGGTTGGGCAGTCTCATCTAATAAATTACAAGACAACGTTTATAAACAATGTCAATGCACTTCGATGTAAAAAATCGTATACCTTCAGGCGCTGAACGTTTCGATCTGTTTTTGCAATAAGCTTCCGTTCCGCATTTCTTCGCGCGTCTGCAAACGGAAAACGTGACTATCCAAATTGGATTTACAgtgattttcatttaaataacGGTATTAAGAGCAATCTCTTACTCAGGGGTGCTGCAGAAATTTGTTCTCGCCTAACGGCTTGTATTTTTTTGGTACGATTACCTCCTCCTCAACTGGTTCCTGATCATTATCCACAGGGGCAGCACGTGATGAACTAAAAAAGTTGAATGAGATTTAGTTTTTAAAGGTACAAATTCGACTTGTCTGCAACTTACCACCGATCAACGCGCAAAAAGCAAAGaatgatttcatttttttaaatactttctCGCGATTTAGTTATTACAAGTGCTATACGTGGCAATGATGCAGACACCTTGGAgaccaatatatatatatatattgcgtCAATATTCTTTTCTCGTTGTTTACTAGCT
Coding sequences within it:
- the LOC103317904 gene encoding balbiani ring protein 6-like, producing MSSSRAAPVDNDQEPVEEEVIVPKKYKPLDETAQPAEAEEPQEENKCYWGPAHMEECDTEEYCKKRMPDDSQESGEDEAEEAPIDAWDMKQAERPEDPEECQKGPEYFCSTPELIEKCKVKNICDNPDGRKL